DNA from Spirochaetota bacterium:
CGGCGTGAAGAGCGATCAGGACCTTTTAAAGGAAAAGGAAACCTCGCTGAAACTGGAATACGCGATTCCCGCAGGGTCCCGGCAGGTTTCGGTGACGCGGCGCTTTGCAAAAGCGGTCGATTTCCGGAATTACCGTTCCCTGTCGGCATGGATGAATTTCCGCGCCTTCTCGCCGGGCGACCGGGTGGGGATCATCGTCGGCTCTTCGGACACTGACTATTTGGAATACCAGATGAACATGACCTTTCCCCGGGTCTGGCAGGAGATGAAAATGCGCCTGAAGAACAAGTCGGAGAGCTACCTGATCCCGGTTTCCATGTCCGGCCGCCCGGACCTGAAACGGATAACGATGATGAAAATCATAATCTACTCCTCCGCGCCGCCGAGCATCGGGTCTCTCTGGGTCGATGAGATCTACCTGTCCGAGCCCGAAATCCTCGAGGACACGGCGCACTGGTATGAAGGGGAGTTAAAGGTCAACAAGCCGTTCCATGTGACCAAAGGGGGCGTGCCGATCATGTCCGATTTTAGCGTCAAGTACGTGCAGAAAGGGCATGGCTCAAAATTCAGCACCATCGGTAAAAAAGACCTGGATATGGCCGAGGAATACAAGCAGGTCTTTTCCTCTTTCAATATCATCCCGAACTGGAACACCAGGGTCGATTATATCCGTGAGGATTCGGAAACCGACGGCCTCAACGAGGAAGTCGACGTGTCGCAGCGGGGAAAGACCAATAAAAACAGCGTTGTGTTCATCACGGATTATCAATCGGAGAAAAACTGGGTTCCCAGCATCAAATTAATGTACAAGTATGATGATTATAACAACAAGGCGGATGAACGCATTTCCAGTTACAGCGTCAAGCGGCTCAAAACGCAGCTGAACCATTCCCCGGTCATCCACTGCCGCCAGACCATCGAAAAGTTCCTATGGGGCCGGTGGACCAGCGAGGTTCTCATGACAATGCTCTTCAAAAAGGATCAGACGAAGAGGAGTTCCTATGAAATGAGCATGATAGACCTCAACACCATGGCGTCGATCCTCGAAATTGAAAAGCGGCAGCGCAGCGATATCAAATACAATCTGGATTACACCCATCGCGTATTCTATGTCCGCCCGGCGATCCAGGTCGGCTCCGAAGAGATCGTCGCGTGGATCGGAAAATCCCAGTTCAACCGAACCGATCTGCTGTACAACTTCAGGGGGGACTATCATTTCCCCTTCGTATACAACAGTAACTGCCGGTACGTGGAGCGGAGCAAGAACCTGAGCCTGTCCGCGGGGCTGAGCGATTTCAGCTACATAGCGCCGGGATACAAGATCGACATACAATATTTTGAAAACAAGTTCCGCGACTTCAACCTGGAAAGCGCCTCGCAGTACGGGTATAAAAGGGCCAAGGACGCCCAGACCCTGGTTGCCACAACCATCGATATTCCGGTGTATTTTTACAAGATCAAGGCGCTTAAGTCCCTGAGGACCTTCTCGATCAACTACAACCGTTCGCTGTTTCTGACCGAGGCCAATGTTCCCTATGAGGGTGAGCGGAAGGATCCGCTGGACGAGAGGTACGGCATAACCCGCACGGTCAGCAGGCTGTCAAACGCGGCTTTCAATGTCTTTCAGTATTATCCGTTTTGCTTCTTCCTGGGAAGAAACAACTATGCAAGGGGGCGCGACTACCTTTGTAAAACCCTGAACAGGCCCATCATATATAAAAACGGAACGAACGTTTCAGACTACAACAACAACCTTCGGCTCCAGGAGAATTTTTCTGTCGCCTGGTCCGTTGACCTGGACAAGGTGAACATAACGTCGAACTCGGGGCTGCAACAGCTGTGCGAGCGCCAGGACGTGCTGGGTGTGCCAGGCCAGACGGTGAACGCCAATTTTGAAATTAACGTGAATTTCGACCTGATGAAACTGTTGCGCTTCTGGTTTTTCAGGCCGAACCGCGAGGGAATCCCCTATCATGCGGCGTTCCTGACGGTAGGGTATAAATTCGACATCAACATGCTTATAACCCAGAACATCGAGGAAACGGTCCATTCCCCGAACGCGGGCATGAGCTTCAAGCGCGACAGGGCAAGCCTGACCCTGCAGCTGGGCATCTGCCTCAAGAATAAGAACAGCAGGTCGTTCATACCCTGGAGCCCCCTGAAGCTCTCGTTAAAGGACTACCTATACTTCCAGAATATGCCGTTCAATGTTTTTTTCAAGGACAAGGATACGGCCTACACGTTCACCGCCCTATTTGAAACCGATGTCAAGTGGATCTTTAAGTTTTTCTCGCTCTTCTACCGGCTGGCGGCCATGCCCATCTTTAACCTCGAGTATGCCATGAACATAAACCGGTATGACTATCTTCTCACCACATCGCCGCAGCCCCTTGATTCCCATGTCATCACGACCAAGTTGATCCTGGACCTTCACAAGAATATCCAGGGCGGGTTGAACACGCGGGTTGCAGTGGAGCAATACCGGAACAGGAAGAATCTCAACTACTATAATCTGAAGGCGAGCGACCTGAAGCGTGAGGTGTTTTCCTATGAGGTCGGGGCCACCCTGACGATCCTTTTCTAGGCGCCTGGCCGGCGCGCCGGGCGACGGCGCACATCGTGGATAAGGCGCGGCTTATTGGAAATAGTCCCGGATCCTTTTTTTGAATTTCTGGTAAAACCCCTTTAACTCGGTGAGATACAACTCTTCCCTGCTTTTCTTCAGCATTTCCACCGTGGCCAGCCTGATCACTTCCCAGAGGAGGGCGCGGTCCGGACAGTGGCGGAAATAGTCTATCTGTATCTGGTAGGCTCCCTTGAATCTCCGGGCCCCCCCTTCCGGGGATATCTGCTTGATGATGGGACCCAGGTCCAGGGACTCGCTGGAAGAGCGGAACGAGGCGTCAATATAGAGACGGCCCATCGCCGGGTCCTCAATGGCTGCGAAGACTATGACTGTCGGATATTCTTCCCGCCGGAGGAGAAAATCCGCTATGATGGCGATGCTGTCCCTGTGGCCGGCATCGACAAATCCCACGCCGGCGATGAGCCAGTCTTTATAGACAGTCTTGTTTTCAATGGCTGTTTTGATGAGTCCCAGGGTCTCCCGTGAAAGGGGGATGCTGCTGATCCTGTTGAAAACTTCGTGATCTGAAAAATGCGAGAGATAATCAAGGGCCTCGTAGTCCAGTTTCCCGGCCCGGGAGTATTTGTCGGTATCGGTATAGATGCCGTAGAGCAGGGCGGTCGCGACCGATACCATGGTCGCCGGTTCCAGCGGCGCGTCAAGGTTCTTGATCAGCAGCGCCACGAGGGTGCTCGTGGAACCGGCGTCCTCGTCTCTCAGGATGAAATCCGCCTTTGGTTTCTCCCCCGTGGGCTCGTGGTGGTCGATATACACGGCGCAGGGAAGGTCTCCCGCAAACTCCCCGGCGTCGGGGGATGGGTGATCGGTGACGATATAGGCGTCATACTGGCGGTGGTCCGGGAGGCGGGGCGATATGCCGAGGGGTATGCCGAGGATATCGACCATGGCGCTGTTTTGAGGCAGCGACAGTTTTTTTGTGGCGATGATCGCAGTGGAAACATTCAACGAGCGGCACACGGCGCTGATCGCGAAGGAGGACGCAATGGCGTCCGGGTCCGGGGATCCCTTGATGATGATGAGGATGTTGCGGTATTTCGCAATGGACGCAGTGAACGCGCTGGAGGAAGCCTTCATAGCCTGCCCTCATTGATATTTGAAGATTATTACGCTCACATCGTTGATCTGGTTTCTCTGGTTAATGAACTTGTTGTAGTCTTCAAAAATGAGCCGCGTCAGGTCGGAAGGAGATGCGCCCTTGCCGTTCCTGATCAATTCCTTGACCCGGCTGAAGCCATAGACATCGCCGCGGTCGTTGATGGCCGCGGTAAGTCCGTCGGAATAGAGGATGCCGATGGAGCCCGGCGCCAGGCGGATCATTTTCGAATTGAACTTCGATGTCCTGTCGGCGCCGACCGGTACGCCGCCGGTATCGCAGGCGGTGAAGGTGTCATTGGCCGGGCTGTATACGATCAACGGATTGAAGGCCGCGTTGGCATAGGACACGTCGCCGGACGAGTAGAGAATTGCGCAATAGGCGGAAGCGTGCTTGTTCGAGAAACGGGACGTTGAAAGCACCCAGTTCATGGCGGCGAGGATCTTGTCCGGGGCGTCGAAGGATTTTGAAGGTGTGTGCAGGACCGTGTACATCTCAAGGGATAAGACGGCCGAGTCGACGCCCGAATAGGATGAGTCTGACATGAACAGGATGAGCCGATCCTCTCCCGGCGCCACCGAGTCAAAATAATCGCCGCCGTAGGTGGAGTTGTTGATATACAGGGAGCTCACGCGGAACCTGGCCCCTTGATGCATTGCCTGCGGAATGATTTTCTTTTTCACGCTATTCACGACCATCTGGTCATGATCGATGACCTGCGTGGCGCGCACCTCCTCGAGCATGAGGGAGTTTGCCAGGTTCTGCTGGAACTGGATGCGGAAGATCTCAAGTACCGTAATGAGGCTTTTCGAGTAGATCCTGTTGTTGTGCAGGGGGCCCAGAGCGAGCATCCCGATTATCCGGTCTTCCGGGTCCAAAAAGGGAATGATAATTTCCACGTGATTGTGCTCCATGTACCGGAGGACCGCTTCGCGATAGGATTCGAACCGGGAATCGGAGTACAGCGCGGGCTTATAGAGAATGGCGGGAAATTGACCGATCATTTCGGTCAGTGGGCTCGACAGGCTGATCTCCTTGTCAGGAATCGCGGTCACCGAATCGTGGATGACCGATATCTTCTTCTCCTGCCTGTTGATGAGATAAAAGTGGCCGTGACTGATATTGAATTTTTCCACGATGTCGTCGACCAGGGCCGTGAGGATCTCTTCCCATCGTTTCCCTTCATGGGACTCCGGCGAGAGCCCCTTTGCGAAGAGTTGGTCAATGAGCGCCACCGTGGACTGATATCCACGGTGTGGCAGCTTTTCAATCCGCGGCCGCAGGTATTTGAAAACGAGGAAAAGGTAGGCGAAGATAAACACCGCTATCCCGAGGGGAGGCACCGGCTCCTTGAGATATTCTCCCGTGTTGTATTTAATGACAAGCATCGTGGGGATCGTCAGGATGGCGATGATCAGCGTCCTGTAGAGAGCCGTGGAAAAAAAGACCTTCATGTCCTTTTTCACGATGTCCATCGCGGCGTAATTCAGAATGAAAAGAATGGAAGATAAGGCGATGGGGATCGACAGAATGCCGAACCGGTTTATTCCCGCCAAATAGGGCAGGTAGAGCGATACCGCGAGAAAAGATGAATAGAAAAAAGAGAGGCTGATGACAAGGTAGACCAGGTCGTTTTTATGGGCCCTGTTTTCAAGTCTGCTCGCCTTTATGATAACGATGATGATCGTTGCGAGGATATAACAGGTGATTGCCCCCAGGTGGAGAGCGGTGCCCTCCGTGAGGATGTTCGCTCCCCAGTCGTCAGCGGACCATGGCACGACCAGGTCGGTAACAATGGTAATAATACACAGTGCGAAACCCGGAAGGCCGGCCGCCAGAGCCATGGTCGGGCGATTTTTCTTTTTATAGGGAAAAAGGAAAAAGAAACCCATGATCAGGATCGCCACAACGAGGAGCAGCGATAGGACAAACCTCTGAACCATAGGGGCCGGTATGAGGGTGCCATCGATGAGATTGACTCCGATCAGACCGAAAAGGAAGGTCGATGCCAGGCAGGCCACGGACAGCATGATGTTTGCGGCTGAACGGACTTTTTTGAAAATATTATAGGTGCATAAAACCAGTGAAAGTGCTGTCGCTACCCACGCAAAGATGATCTCAAGATAAACCAAGGCGTCTCCGTATAGCTCCCGGGCTGTCGTTCAATAGGGTGAAATATTTCAAATGTTGATTATTATTTCAAGTATTTATCGGCAGCGGCCCTTTTTTTTCCTCAAAGCAGAAAGATTTTATCGTTTATCCGGAAAAATTTTGTCATGAAGAAGCCATAACGCGCTACTACCCAGTATAACCCCATGGAGAGATGCCATGGACGCGGCGGTTCAACAATGGATAAACAAGGGTTGATCGATATAACGATGCGGATGCTGGCCCTGCTCATCGTTGTTCAGGTGACGACATCATGCTCGAAGGGTTATTCCGGCAGGAAGCATCGCCAGGCCGAGAAAGGGACGGTGGACCTCAGAACCTGGGATTTCACCAGGGACGGGCCTGCGGATCTGTCCGGGCAATGGGCGTTTTACTGGAAACAACTGGTAAGGGATGATGGAGGGACGACCCGGGATATGAAGGCTGAATTCATTGATGTGCCGGGAATCTGGAATGGCCGGATCGAATCCGGCCGGGCCATTTCAGGCGATGGTTTCGGGACATACCGGTTACGGGTGCTGCTGCCAAAAGGCTCCGGAGGGCGCACACTGGCCCTTAAAGTTCAGGATATGGGCACGGCCTATTCACTTTTCGTGAACGGGGCGTTGGCCGGCACAGGAGGCGTGGTGGCCGCATCGGCGGAAAAGTCCTCTCCCGGGTACTGGCCCGATGTGATCGAGGCGGATCCGGAAGGGGATCAGATGACCGTCACCCTCCATGTTTCGAATTATCATCACAGAAAGGGCGGCGCATGGGAACCGATCCTCCTGGGCCCCCCGGCCATGCTCCGGGACATCAGGGAACGGAATCTCGCACGGGACTTTTTTCTTTTTGGGTCCATCCTTCTCATGGGCGCCTATCACCTGGTCCTGTTCAGCCTGAGGAAGAAGGACCAGCCGTATCTATACTTCGGCCTCTTCTGCCTGCTTATCGCGGCAAGGGTCCTGGTGACGGGGGAATATTTTGCCGTTCGAATTTTTCCCTCGGCCTCCTGGGAAGCCATAGTATCGGCTG
Protein-coding regions in this window:
- a CDS encoding DHH family phosphoesterase; translated protein: MKASSSAFTASIAKYRNILIIIKGSPDPDAIASSFAISAVCRSLNVSTAIIATKKLSLPQNSAMVDILGIPLGISPRLPDHRQYDAYIVTDHPSPDAGEFAGDLPCAVYIDHHEPTGEKPKADFILRDEDAGSTSTLVALLIKNLDAPLEPATMVSVATALLYGIYTDTDKYSRAGKLDYEALDYLSHFSDHEVFNRISSIPLSRETLGLIKTAIENKTVYKDWLIAGVGFVDAGHRDSIAIIADFLLRREEYPTVIVFAAIEDPAMGRLYIDASFRSSSESLDLGPIIKQISPEGGARRFKGAYQIQIDYFRHCPDRALLWEVIRLATVEMLKKSREELYLTELKGFYQKFKKRIRDYFQ
- a CDS encoding serine/threonine-protein phosphatase; protein product: MVYLEIIFAWVATALSLVLCTYNIFKKVRSAANIMLSVACLASTFLFGLIGVNLIDGTLIPAPMVQRFVLSLLLVVAILIMGFFFLFPYKKKNRPTMALAAGLPGFALCIITIVTDLVVPWSADDWGANILTEGTALHLGAITCYILATIIIVIIKASRLENRAHKNDLVYLVISLSFFYSSFLAVSLYLPYLAGINRFGILSIPIALSSILFILNYAAMDIVKKDMKVFFSTALYRTLIIAILTIPTMLVIKYNTGEYLKEPVPPLGIAVFIFAYLFLVFKYLRPRIEKLPHRGYQSTVALIDQLFAKGLSPESHEGKRWEEILTALVDDIVEKFNISHGHFYLINRQEKKISVIHDSVTAIPDKEISLSSPLTEMIGQFPAILYKPALYSDSRFESYREAVLRYMEHNHVEIIIPFLDPEDRIIGMLALGPLHNNRIYSKSLITVLEIFRIQFQQNLANSLMLEEVRATQVIDHDQMVVNSVKKKIIPQAMHQGARFRVSSLYINNSTYGGDYFDSVAPGEDRLILFMSDSSYSGVDSAVLSLEMYTVLHTPSKSFDAPDKILAAMNWVLSTSRFSNKHASAYCAILYSSGDVSYANAAFNPLIVYSPANDTFTACDTGGVPVGADRTSKFNSKMIRLAPGSIGILYSDGLTAAINDRGDVYGFSRVKELIRNGKGASPSDLTRLIFEDYNKFINQRNQINDVSVIIFKYQ